Proteins encoded in a region of the Desulfobotulus mexicanus genome:
- the mqnC gene encoding cyclic dehypoxanthinyl futalosine synthase, producing the protein MIRSEDILGRAIEGERISMEEGLYLLEHGSFPEMGAAAHAIRCKRHGGQVSYVVDRNINYTNVCVSGCLFCAFYRDRAEKGAYVLKDEDFFRKIEETYALGGNQILLQGGMHPDLDLVWQESLLRRLKEKFPTLHIHGYSPPEIAYFADQAAISDHECIQRLVKAGLDTIPGGGAEILVDRIRSEVSFGKCLSDRWLSVMRDAHGIGLRTTATMMFGHKESRADILTHMDRLRRLQDETSGFTAFIPWTFQPENTRLSVEAATAVEYLKVLALSRIYLDNFDNIQASWVTQGEKISQTALFFGANDMGSTMIEENVVAAAGVSHRLSLETIQRLIRDAGFDPVQRNCFYQFVSV; encoded by the coding sequence ATGATAAGGTCTGAAGACATACTGGGCAGGGCCATTGAGGGAGAGCGCATTTCAATGGAAGAAGGCCTGTATCTTCTGGAGCATGGCAGTTTTCCTGAGATGGGTGCGGCAGCCCACGCCATCCGCTGCAAACGCCATGGAGGGCAGGTGAGCTATGTGGTGGACAGAAACATCAATTACACTAATGTCTGCGTTTCGGGCTGTCTTTTCTGTGCCTTTTACAGGGACAGAGCCGAAAAGGGAGCCTATGTCCTTAAAGATGAGGATTTTTTCCGGAAGATAGAGGAGACTTATGCTTTGGGAGGAAATCAGATTCTGCTTCAGGGGGGCATGCATCCAGATCTGGATCTTGTCTGGCAGGAAAGCCTTTTGCGGCGACTGAAGGAAAAATTCCCCACCCTGCATATCCATGGCTATTCCCCACCGGAAATCGCATATTTTGCAGATCAGGCAGCCATATCGGACCATGAATGCATTCAGCGGCTGGTTAAGGCAGGGCTTGATACCATTCCAGGAGGAGGTGCGGAAATCCTCGTGGATCGTATACGCAGTGAGGTGTCTTTCGGAAAATGTCTGTCGGACCGATGGCTTTCGGTTATGCGGGATGCCCATGGTATAGGGCTTAGAACCACGGCCACCATGATGTTCGGGCACAAAGAAAGCAGGGCGGATATTTTGACCCACATGGATCGTCTGCGCCGTCTTCAAGATGAAACTTCAGGTTTTACGGCTTTTATTCCATGGACCTTTCAGCCTGAAAATACAAGGCTTTCAGTAGAAGCTGCCACGGCTGTGGAATACCTGAAGGTACTGGCCCTTTCAAGAATTTATCTGGATAATTTTGATAATATTCAGGCTTCATGGGTGACTCAAGGTGAAAAAATCTCCCAGACAGCCCTCTTTTTTGGTGCCAATGACATGGGAAGTACCATGATAGAGGAAAATGTGGTGGCTGCTGCGGGCGTTTCCCATCGTCTTTCCTTAGAGACCATACAGCGCCTGATTCGGGATGCGGGTTTTGATCCTGTTCAGAGGAATTGTTTCTATCAGTTCGTATCCGTTTGA
- the mqnE gene encoding aminofutalosine synthase MqnE yields MHITDPFLKPVADKCISGERLDFKDAMTLYKTPDFNSLGLLAHKERLRRHGKKTFFIRNQHLNYSNVCKNRCLFCAYAKDAGDEGAYTFNEEDVRSQLSANSMESVREIHIVGGLNPCLGFDYFENLLNLVTELQPEATIKAFTAVEIDYLSGITGLSVEKVVERLKSAGLAMMPGGGAEVLSDRIHKALFPKKINKDRWLEIIETVHSQGIPTNATMLYGHIETLEERVEHLLQLRKLQDRTKGFSAFIPLAFHSANTRLSHLTPTAAIDDLRTIAVARLVLDNFDHIKAYWVMLGEKLAQTALFFGADDMDGTIVEERITHTAGASSPKGMTRKGLESLIRRADLFPVERDSFYGEISGGSDDKV; encoded by the coding sequence ATGCACATCACAGACCCTTTCTTAAAGCCAGTTGCGGATAAATGTATCTCAGGCGAACGTCTTGACTTCAAAGATGCCATGACTTTGTACAAAACTCCGGATTTTAACTCCCTGGGGCTTTTGGCCCACAAAGAGCGCCTTCGCCGCCATGGTAAAAAAACCTTTTTCATCCGCAATCAGCATCTTAATTATTCCAATGTGTGTAAAAACCGCTGTCTTTTCTGTGCCTATGCAAAGGATGCAGGGGATGAGGGAGCCTATACCTTTAATGAAGAGGATGTACGTTCGCAGCTGTCTGCAAACAGCATGGAATCTGTCCGGGAAATCCATATCGTAGGTGGTTTGAATCCTTGCCTTGGCTTTGATTATTTTGAAAATCTGCTGAATCTCGTTACAGAGCTGCAGCCCGAAGCAACCATCAAGGCTTTTACGGCGGTTGAAATCGATTATCTTTCAGGTATCACAGGACTTTCTGTGGAAAAGGTGGTGGAAAGGCTTAAATCTGCTGGCCTTGCCATGATGCCCGGCGGTGGTGCCGAAGTGCTGAGCGACCGTATCCATAAGGCTCTTTTCCCGAAAAAAATTAATAAAGACCGGTGGCTTGAAATCATAGAGACCGTCCACAGTCAGGGGATTCCCACCAATGCCACCATGCTCTATGGCCATATTGAAACCCTTGAAGAAAGGGTGGAGCATCTCTTACAGCTCAGGAAGCTGCAGGACAGGACAAAGGGTTTTTCAGCCTTTATTCCTCTGGCCTTTCATTCCGCCAATACCCGGCTTTCCCATCTTACGCCGACCGCTGCCATCGATGATCTGAGGACCATTGCCGTTGCCCGTCTGGTGCTGGATAATTTTGATCATATTAAGGCCTACTGGGTGATGCTGGGGGAAAAGCTGGCCCAGACAGCTCTTTTTTTCGGTGCCGATGACATGGATGGTACCATTGTGGAAGAGCGCATTACCCACACCGCAGGCGCATCTTCTCCCAAGGGCATGACCCGCAAAGGACTGGAAAGCCTGATCCGGAGGGCGGATCTTTTTCCTGTGGAACGGGATAGTTTTTACGGAGAAATCAGTGGAGGCAGCGATGATAAGGTCTGA